The following are encoded in a window of Prevotella melaninogenica genomic DNA:
- a CDS encoding aminotransferase class V-fold PLP-dependent enzyme: MYDITKVRESFPILSRTVYGKPLIYLDNGATTQKPLCVLDAMQEEYLNVNANVHRGVHWMSQQATDLHEAARETVRKFINARSTTEIVFTRGTTESLNLVASSFVEGCMKEGDEVIVSTMEHHSNIVPWQLQEQRKGIVLKVIPMTDEGELQLEEYEKLFTERTKLVSVTQVSNVLGTVNPVKEMIRIAHEHGVPVVVDGAQSVPHFAVDVQDLDCDFLAFSGHKVYGPTGVGVLYGKEEWLDRLPPYQGGGEMIERVSFEKTTFERPPLKFEAGTPDYIATHGLATAIDYVTSLGMDNILTHEQELTRYALQQLREIEGMHIYGHNNDSGDAVISFNVGDIHHMDLGTLLDQLGIAVRTGHHCAQPLMDRLGILGTVRASFGLYNTREEVDALVAGIKRIAMMF, from the coding sequence ATGTACGATATAACGAAAGTTCGGGAATCCTTCCCAATTCTCTCACGCACCGTCTATGGTAAACCCCTGATTTATCTTGACAATGGTGCTACCACACAGAAACCGCTCTGTGTGTTGGATGCTATGCAGGAAGAGTACCTCAATGTAAATGCTAATGTGCACCGTGGTGTACACTGGATGTCACAACAGGCTACTGACTTGCATGAGGCAGCACGTGAGACAGTGCGGAAGTTTATCAATGCTCGTTCAACAACTGAGATTGTCTTCACACGTGGTACGACAGAGAGTTTGAATCTCGTTGCTTCCAGTTTTGTTGAAGGCTGCATGAAGGAAGGCGATGAAGTGATAGTTTCTACCATGGAACATCATTCAAACATTGTGCCTTGGCAGCTACAAGAACAGCGTAAGGGGATTGTGCTAAAGGTTATTCCTATGACCGATGAGGGTGAACTTCAGCTTGAAGAATATGAAAAACTCTTCACCGAACGTACAAAGCTTGTTAGTGTAACGCAGGTAAGCAATGTTCTTGGAACCGTCAATCCTGTAAAGGAGATGATTCGTATCGCCCACGAACACGGTGTTCCTGTAGTAGTGGATGGTGCGCAAAGCGTTCCTCACTTTGCTGTTGATGTGCAAGACTTAGATTGCGATTTCCTCGCTTTTAGTGGTCATAAGGTGTATGGTCCGACAGGTGTGGGCGTTCTTTATGGTAAAGAAGAGTGGCTCGACCGACTACCTCCCTATCAAGGTGGTGGTGAGATGATAGAGCGTGTTAGCTTTGAGAAGACGACCTTTGAGCGTCCCCCTTTGAAGTTTGAGGCAGGAACTCCTGATTATATTGCAACGCACGGACTTGCAACTGCTATCGACTATGTTACTTCTTTGGGTATGGATAATATCCTCACCCATGAACAAGAACTCACACGTTATGCGCTTCAGCAGCTCCGTGAGATAGAGGGGATGCACATCTATGGACATAACAATGACAGCGGTGATGCTGTTATCAGTTTCAATGTCGGTGATATTCACCACATGGATCTTGGTACATTGCTCGACCAGTTAGGTATTGCTGTCCGCACGGGTCATCATTGTGCACAACCTTTGATGGATCGCCTTGGTATCCTTGGTACTGTTCGTGCCTCCTTCGGATTATATAACACACGTGAGGAAGTGGATGCTTTGGTAGCAGGCATCAAGCGTATTGCAATGATGTTTTAA
- the sufD gene encoding Fe-S cluster assembly protein SufD: protein MQSEKQYIDLYTEAQQLIKEHAAPVLNEVRDKAFEDFRRQGFPTKKVERYKYTDMQKLFEPDYGLNLNRLEIPVNPYDTFKCDVPNLSTSLYFVVNDQFYSKSLPKAKLNDGVIVDSLNHVATERPELVAKYYGRLANTEADAITALNTMLAQDGLFIYVPKNVQLERTIQVINILRSDVDLMVNRRVLIVLEEGAKAQFLFCDHAADDRNFLATQVIEAYVGANANLELNCLEETHAKNVRVSNVYIEQQRDSRASHNVITLHNGVTRNMLDLVFKGEGSECFCNGCVIADKSQHVDNNTLIDHQVPHCTSNELYKYVLDDNAVGAFAGRVLVRKGAQKTLSQENNRNLCASKTARMFTQPMLEIYADDVQCNHGSTVGQLNDAALFYMQQRGIDKKEAKLLLEFAFINEVIDKMELEPLRDRLHHLVEKRFRGELDKCEGCDLCK from the coding sequence ATGCAAAGCGAAAAACAATATATAGACCTCTATACAGAGGCGCAGCAACTCATCAAAGAGCATGCTGCACCTGTGCTCAATGAGGTACGCGATAAGGCTTTTGAAGACTTCCGTCGACAGGGCTTTCCTACCAAGAAGGTGGAACGCTATAAGTACACGGATATGCAAAAGCTCTTTGAACCTGATTATGGATTGAATCTCAACCGTCTTGAGATTCCTGTTAATCCTTATGATACCTTCAAGTGCGATGTTCCAAATCTCAGCACTTCTCTTTATTTCGTAGTGAATGATCAGTTCTACAGTAAGTCACTTCCAAAGGCAAAACTTAATGATGGTGTTATTGTTGACAGCTTGAATCATGTAGCAACTGAGCGTCCTGAGTTGGTTGCGAAGTATTATGGTCGTCTTGCCAATACTGAGGCAGATGCGATAACAGCTTTGAATACAATGCTTGCACAAGATGGTCTCTTTATCTATGTGCCTAAGAATGTACAGCTTGAGCGTACCATACAAGTAATCAATATCCTTCGTTCAGATGTTGACTTGATGGTCAACCGTCGAGTACTCATTGTTCTTGAAGAAGGTGCTAAGGCGCAGTTCCTCTTCTGTGACCATGCTGCTGACGACCGTAACTTCCTTGCTACACAGGTAATCGAAGCCTACGTAGGTGCGAATGCTAATCTTGAGTTGAATTGTCTTGAGGAAACACATGCAAAGAATGTACGCGTGTCGAATGTATATATCGAGCAGCAGCGTGATTCACGTGCAAGCCACAATGTCATTACATTGCATAACGGAGTTACTCGCAATATGCTCGACCTTGTTTTCAAGGGAGAGGGTAGCGAATGTTTCTGTAATGGTTGTGTGATAGCTGATAAGAGTCAGCACGTTGACAACAATACGCTTATCGACCATCAAGTACCTCATTGCACAAGTAACGAACTTTACAAGTACGTACTTGATGATAATGCAGTTGGTGCTTTTGCTGGTCGTGTTCTTGTTCGCAAGGGCGCGCAGAAGACGCTTTCACAAGAGAACAACCGTAACCTTTGTGCCAGCAAGACAGCTCGTATGTTCACCCAGCCAATGCTTGAGATTTATGCTGATGATGTTCAGTGTAATCATGGTTCAACAGTAGGACAGCTTAATGATGCTGCGCTCTTCTACATGCAGCAGCGTGGTATTGATAAGAAAGAAGCAAAGCTCCTCCTTGAGTTTGCCTTTATCAATGAGGTAATTGATAAGATGGAGCTTGAACCACTGCGCGACCGTCTCCACCATTTGGTAGAGAAGCGTTTCCGTGGTGAGCTTGATAAGTGTGAAGGTTGCGATTTGTGTAAGTAA
- the sufC gene encoding Fe-S cluster assembly ATPase SufC → MLEVRNLHATIAGKEILRGINLTIKDGEIHAIMGPNGSGKSTLSAVLTGNPLYEVTDGMALFNGKNLLEMKPEERSHEGLFLSFQYPVEIPGVSMTNFMKAAINAKRAYEGLEPMKAAEFMALMREKRQLVGMDSNLSRRSVNEGFSGGEKKRNEIFQMAMLEPKLSILDETDSGLDVDAMRIVAEGVNKMHNETTSAIVITHYERLLEMIKPDVIHVLYKGRIVKTAGPELAKEIEQRGYDWIKEEVDAEE, encoded by the coding sequence ATGTTAGAAGTAAGAAACCTGCATGCAACCATCGCAGGCAAAGAAATATTAAGAGGCATCAACCTCACAATTAAAGATGGTGAGATTCATGCTATTATGGGTCCTAATGGATCTGGTAAGTCAACACTGAGTGCAGTACTTACAGGTAATCCTCTCTATGAGGTAACTGATGGTATGGCATTGTTTAATGGTAAGAATCTCTTGGAGATGAAGCCAGAGGAGCGTTCTCATGAAGGACTCTTCTTGTCTTTCCAGTATCCAGTGGAGATACCTGGCGTAAGTATGACTAACTTCATGAAGGCTGCTATCAATGCAAAGCGTGCCTATGAAGGATTAGAGCCAATGAAGGCTGCAGAGTTTATGGCACTTATGCGTGAGAAACGTCAGTTGGTTGGGATGGATTCAAATCTCTCTCGCCGTAGTGTAAATGAAGGCTTCTCTGGTGGTGAGAAGAAGCGCAACGAGATTTTCCAGATGGCAATGTTAGAGCCAAAGCTTAGTATTCTTGATGAGACAGACTCTGGTCTTGACGTTGATGCTATGCGTATCGTGGCTGAGGGTGTAAACAAGATGCACAATGAAACGACTTCAGCTATTGTTATTACGCACTATGAGCGTCTGTTAGAGATGATTAAGCCAGATGTTATCCATGTGCTTTATAAGGGTCGTATCGTGAAGACTGCAGGTCCTGAACTTGCAAAGGAGATTGAGCAGCGCGGTTACGATTGGATTAAGGAAGAGGTTGATGCAGAGGAATAA
- the sufB gene encoding Fe-S cluster assembly protein SufB: MSENKNNEFVKKVAEQKYEFGFTTDVHTEVIPKGLNEDVVRLISQKKGEPEWLLDFRLKAFRYWQTLPIPTWGHLHLPELHLQDISYYADPLAKKPKNKEIDPELEKTFDKLGIPLEERLALSGTAVDAIMDSVSVKTTFKKQLAEKGIIFCSIGEAVQEHPDLVRKYLGSVVPYRDNYSAALNSAVFSDGSFVYIPKGVRCPMELSSYFRINAVNTGQFERTLIVADDDSYVSYLEGCTAPMRDENQLHAAVVEIVVLDNAEVKYSTVQNWYPGDENGKGGVLNLVTKRGELRGVNSKLSWTQVETGSAITWKYPSCVLKGDNSQAEFYSVAVTNNYQEADTGTKMIHMGKNTKSTIISKGISAGHSQNSYRGLVRATANAENARNYSSCDSLLLGSDCGAHTFPYMDIHNDTAIVEHEATTSKISEDQLFYCNQRGIPTEDAVGLIVNGYAKDVLNKLPMEFAVEAQKLLSVTLEGTVG, encoded by the coding sequence ATGTCTGAGAACAAGAATAATGAATTTGTAAAGAAGGTCGCAGAGCAGAAGTATGAGTTCGGCTTTACGACTGATGTACATACGGAGGTCATTCCGAAGGGTCTGAACGAAGATGTCGTTCGACTTATTTCGCAGAAGAAAGGGGAACCAGAGTGGCTCCTCGATTTTCGTTTGAAGGCTTTCCGTTACTGGCAGACACTCCCTATACCAACGTGGGGACACTTGCATTTGCCAGAGTTACATCTGCAGGATATCTCCTATTATGCTGATCCATTGGCGAAGAAGCCTAAGAATAAGGAGATTGATCCAGAGTTAGAGAAGACTTTCGATAAGTTAGGTATTCCTTTGGAGGAACGATTGGCTTTGAGTGGTACGGCAGTTGATGCTATTATGGACTCCGTGTCAGTGAAGACAACCTTTAAGAAGCAGTTGGCTGAGAAGGGGATTATCTTCTGTTCTATCGGTGAGGCGGTTCAGGAACACCCAGACTTGGTGCGTAAATACCTTGGTAGTGTTGTTCCTTATCGTGACAACTATTCTGCAGCACTCAACTCTGCGGTCTTTAGTGATGGTTCCTTTGTATATATCCCTAAGGGCGTTCGCTGTCCGATGGAACTTAGTTCGTACTTCCGTATCAATGCGGTTAATACAGGTCAGTTCGAACGTACATTGATTGTAGCTGATGATGATTCGTATGTTAGCTATCTTGAGGGCTGTACTGCTCCTATGCGTGACGAGAATCAGTTGCATGCAGCAGTAGTTGAAATCGTTGTCTTGGACAATGCAGAAGTAAAATACTCTACTGTTCAGAACTGGTATCCAGGTGATGAAAATGGTAAGGGTGGTGTCTTGAACCTTGTTACAAAGCGTGGCGAACTGCGTGGAGTGAACTCAAAGCTGTCATGGACACAGGTAGAGACAGGTTCGGCAATCACTTGGAAGTATCCTTCTTGTGTATTGAAGGGCGATAACTCACAGGCAGAATTCTATTCTGTTGCTGTAACCAATAACTACCAAGAGGCTGATACGGGTACGAAGATGATTCACATGGGTAAGAATACCAAGAGTACAATCATCTCTAAGGGTATCTCTGCTGGCCATAGTCAGAACTCTTATCGTGGCTTGGTTCGTGCTACAGCCAATGCTGAGAATGCCCGCAACTATTCAAGTTGTGACTCTCTTCTCTTAGGTTCTGACTGCGGTGCTCACACATTCCCTTATATGGACATCCACAACGATACAGCTATTGTTGAGCATGAGGCTACCACTTCGAAGATTAGTGAGGACCAGCTTTTCTATTGCAATCAGCGTGGTATTCCTACTGAAGATGCTGTTGGTTTGATCGTCAATGGATATGCTAAGGACGTACTCAATAAGCTTCCAATGGAATTTGCTGTTGAGGCACAAAAACTACTCTCTGTAACACTTGAAGGAACGGTAGGATAA
- the infB gene encoding translation initiation factor IF-2 — translation MSIRLNKAIRELNIGLQTAVEFLEKKPELGEVKNELNFKLSEGQYKALVDAFNNDKEVKKDAAKLLQKKTKEKKSAAEHKGEAVMKAERQQYKPVGKIDLDQLNKPAAKKAAAPVENKPTPAAAVEPAEEKKKVEKHDASKKPAVNKEEAKPVAPKVEKPVEVKAEPKKNETPVAKAEVKAEPKVQAGSVATNTPAEPAVAEEKKDNGLFQTKNEKKILNTPKVNVLGKIDLSTLNQSTRPKKKSKEERRKEREEKAGQGNGQGKKKRVRINKERVDINAAANQQQNQNGKKGNNNNGSGNKNAGKKKRNRNQKPLEVDDEAVARQVKETLARLTSKSQNKKGAKYRKEKRDAVQERLNAEAKAERKESKILKLTEFVTVSELATMMNVPVTNVISTLMSVGIMVSINQRLDAETINLVADEFDFKTEYVSAEVQEAVSEEEDDENDLVSRAPIVTVMGHVDHGKTSLLDHIRNTNVIAGEAGGITQHIGAYGVTLENGRKVTFLDTPGHEAFTAMRARGAQVTDIVIIIIAADDSVMPTTKEAIAHAQAAGVPMVFAINKIDKPGANPDKIREDLSQMNLLVEEWGGKYQCQEISAKKGVGVNELLDKVLLEADMMDLKANPNRKATGTIIESSLDKGRGYVSTVLVSNGTLKIGDNVIAGTSWGRIKAMFNERNQRIESAGPAEPAIILGLNGAPTAGDTFHVMETEQEAREIANKREQLQREQGLRTQTRLTLSDISHRIARGEFHEMNIIVKGDTDGSIEALSDSFIKLSTEKVNVNVISKAVGQISENDVMLASASDAVIVGFQVRPSADARRLADREGVEINTYSVIYDAIDDVKSTMVGMLDKVKKEIVTGQFEVKQVFKISKVGTVAGGMVTEGKVHSKDKGRVVRDGIVIHTAPIDALKRYKDDVKEVATGLECGISLVNYNDLQVGDIIETFTEIEVEQKL, via the coding sequence ATGAGCATCAGATTAAACAAAGCAATTCGTGAATTGAATATAGGACTCCAAACGGCAGTGGAGTTCTTAGAGAAGAAGCCAGAGTTAGGCGAGGTGAAGAATGAGCTTAACTTCAAGCTAAGCGAGGGTCAATATAAAGCTCTCGTAGATGCCTTCAATAATGATAAGGAGGTAAAGAAGGACGCTGCTAAGCTTTTGCAGAAGAAGACTAAAGAAAAGAAAAGTGCTGCAGAACATAAAGGCGAAGCAGTCATGAAGGCTGAGCGTCAGCAGTATAAACCAGTCGGAAAGATAGACCTTGATCAGCTGAATAAGCCAGCTGCAAAGAAAGCTGCTGCTCCTGTTGAGAACAAACCTACCCCTGCTGCTGCCGTAGAACCTGCAGAGGAGAAGAAAAAGGTAGAGAAACATGATGCAAGCAAGAAGCCTGCTGTAAATAAAGAAGAGGCTAAACCTGTTGCTCCAAAGGTTGAGAAACCTGTTGAAGTGAAGGCTGAACCTAAAAAGAATGAAACTCCTGTAGCTAAGGCTGAGGTAAAGGCTGAGCCTAAGGTACAGGCTGGTTCAGTAGCTACTAATACTCCAGCTGAACCTGCAGTTGCAGAGGAGAAAAAAGATAATGGCTTGTTCCAGACCAAGAATGAGAAGAAAATCTTAAATACACCTAAGGTGAATGTCTTAGGTAAGATTGATCTCAGCACTTTGAACCAGAGTACCCGCCCTAAGAAGAAGAGTAAGGAGGAACGTCGTAAAGAGCGTGAAGAGAAAGCTGGTCAGGGTAATGGTCAGGGCAAGAAGAAACGCGTTCGTATTAACAAGGAACGTGTTGATATCAATGCTGCAGCTAATCAGCAGCAGAATCAGAATGGTAAGAAAGGCAATAACAACAATGGCAGTGGCAACAAGAATGCGGGTAAGAAGAAACGCAATCGTAATCAGAAGCCTTTAGAGGTTGATGATGAGGCTGTAGCACGCCAGGTAAAGGAGACACTTGCACGCTTGACAAGCAAGAGTCAGAATAAGAAGGGTGCTAAATACCGTAAAGAGAAGCGTGATGCTGTTCAAGAACGTCTGAATGCAGAGGCTAAGGCAGAGCGCAAGGAAAGTAAGATATTGAAGTTGACAGAGTTTGTTACTGTTTCAGAGTTGGCAACAATGATGAATGTTCCTGTGACAAATGTCATCTCAACCTTGATGTCTGTAGGTATCATGGTGTCTATCAACCAGCGTCTTGATGCAGAGACTATCAACCTTGTTGCTGATGAGTTCGACTTCAAGACAGAGTATGTTAGTGCTGAAGTACAGGAAGCTGTTAGTGAAGAGGAGGATGATGAGAACGATCTCGTGTCACGTGCTCCAATCGTGACAGTCATGGGTCATGTTGACCATGGTAAGACTTCTTTGCTCGACCATATCCGTAATACGAATGTAATTGCTGGTGAGGCAGGTGGTATTACCCAGCACATCGGTGCTTATGGTGTGACACTTGAGAATGGCCGTAAGGTTACCTTTCTTGATACTCCGGGTCACGAAGCATTTACTGCTATGCGTGCTCGTGGTGCACAGGTTACTGATATTGTGATTATCATCATTGCTGCAGACGACTCTGTGATGCCTACTACCAAGGAGGCTATTGCTCATGCACAGGCAGCAGGTGTTCCTATGGTCTTTGCAATCAATAAGATTGATAAGCCAGGAGCTAACCCTGATAAGATTCGTGAAGACTTGTCACAAATGAATCTGCTCGTTGAAGAGTGGGGTGGTAAGTATCAGTGTCAGGAAATCAGTGCTAAGAAGGGTGTCGGAGTGAACGAACTTCTTGATAAAGTTCTTCTTGAGGCTGATATGATGGATCTCAAAGCTAACCCTAACCGTAAGGCTACAGGTACTATCATTGAGTCTTCACTTGATAAGGGTCGTGGTTATGTAAGTACGGTTCTTGTATCTAATGGTACTTTGAAGATTGGTGATAATGTTATCGCTGGTACTTCATGGGGTCGTATCAAGGCTATGTTCAATGAGCGTAACCAGCGTATTGAGAGTGCTGGACCAGCAGAGCCTGCAATCATCCTCGGTCTGAATGGTGCACCAACAGCTGGTGATACCTTCCATGTTATGGAGACAGAGCAGGAGGCACGTGAGATTGCAAACAAGCGTGAACAGTTGCAGCGTGAGCAAGGCTTGCGTACACAGACTCGTCTTACCCTGTCTGATATCTCTCATCGAATCGCTCGTGGTGAGTTCCATGAGATGAATATCATTGTTAAGGGTGATACTGATGGATCTATCGAGGCATTGTCTGACTCATTCATCAAACTGTCAACAGAGAAGGTTAATGTTAATGTTATCAGTAAGGCTGTAGGTCAGATTTCTGAGAACGATGTTATGTTGGCATCTGCTTCAGACGCTGTTATCGTCGGCTTTCAGGTTCGTCCTTCTGCTGATGCACGCCGTTTGGCTGACCGTGAGGGTGTAGAAATCAATACTTACTCTGTCATCTATGATGCTATCGACGATGTTAAGTCAACGATGGTGGGTATGCTTGATAAGGTGAAGAAGGAGATTGTCACTGGTCAGTTTGAAGTTAAACAGGTCTTCAAGATTTCCAAGGTTGGAACTGTTGCTGGTGGTATGGTTACTGAAGGTAAGGTTCACAGCAAGGATAAGGGTCGCGTAGTCCGTGACGGAATCGTTATCCATACAGCTCCTATTGATGCTTTGAAGCGTTATAAGGACGATGTGAAGGAGGTAGCTACAGGACTTGAATGTGGTATTTCACTTGTCAATTACAATGATTTACAGGTGGGTGATATCATCGAAACCTTCACGGAGATTGAGGTTGAACAGAAATTGTAA
- the nusA gene encoding transcription termination factor NusA — translation MAARKIEEERPNMIETFKEFKDTKSIDRTTLVSVLEESFRNVLAKIFGSDENFDVIVNPDKGDFEIHRNRVVVADGEVEDENKEISLTDARKIEADYEVGEDVSEEVDFNKFGRRAILNLRQTLASKILELEHDSLYNKYKDRVGQIISGEVYQTWKREVLLVDEENNELILPKGEQIPRDQYRKGETVRAVIHRVDNENNNPKIILSRTAPEFLERLLEAEVPEINDGLIAIRKIARMPGERAKIAVESFDERIDPVGACVGVRGSRVHGIVRELCNENLDVINWTANTKLFIQRALAPAKVSSLTVDEENKKAEVYLQPEEVSLAIGRGGMNIKLASMLTGYTIDVFRELDEQNAEEDIYLDEFSDEIDQWVIDAIKGIGLDTARQVLNAPREMLIEKADLEVETVDSVLNVLRSEFEQ, via the coding sequence ATGGCAGCAAGAAAAATAGAAGAAGAACGTCCGAATATGATCGAGACCTTCAAGGAGTTTAAAGACACCAAGAGCATCGATCGTACTACATTGGTGAGCGTTTTGGAGGAGAGCTTCCGCAATGTACTCGCTAAGATTTTCGGTAGTGACGAAAACTTCGACGTGATTGTAAACCCTGATAAGGGCGACTTCGAGATTCACCGTAACCGTGTGGTTGTGGCTGATGGTGAGGTTGAGGATGAGAATAAGGAAATAAGCCTTACAGATGCACGTAAGATAGAGGCAGACTATGAAGTAGGTGAGGATGTAAGTGAGGAGGTTGACTTCAATAAGTTCGGTCGCCGTGCTATTTTGAACCTTCGTCAGACATTGGCTTCTAAGATTCTTGAGCTGGAGCATGACTCTCTCTATAACAAGTATAAGGACCGTGTTGGTCAGATTATCTCTGGTGAGGTTTATCAGACTTGGAAGCGTGAGGTTCTGCTTGTTGACGAAGAGAATAATGAGTTGATTCTCCCTAAGGGTGAGCAGATTCCACGTGATCAGTATCGTAAGGGCGAGACTGTTCGTGCGGTGATTCATCGTGTTGACAATGAGAATAATAATCCAAAGATTATCCTCTCACGTACTGCTCCAGAGTTCCTTGAGCGTCTGCTTGAGGCTGAAGTACCTGAAATCAATGACGGTTTGATAGCTATTCGTAAGATTGCTCGTATGCCTGGTGAGCGTGCAAAGATTGCTGTTGAGAGCTTTGATGAGCGTATCGACCCAGTAGGCGCTTGTGTTGGTGTACGTGGTAGCCGTGTTCATGGTATCGTTCGTGAACTTTGCAACGAGAATCTCGACGTTATCAACTGGACTGCAAATACAAAACTCTTTATTCAGCGTGCACTTGCTCCTGCAAAGGTGAGCAGCTTGACTGTTGATGAGGAGAATAAGAAGGCTGAGGTTTACTTGCAGCCAGAGGAGGTAAGTCTTGCTATTGGTCGTGGCGGTATGAACATCAAGTTGGCAAGTATGCTGACAGGTTATACCATCGACGTATTCCGTGAACTTGACGAACAGAATGCAGAGGAGGATATTTACTTGGATGAGTTCTCTGATGAAATCGATCAGTGGGTTATCGATGCCATTAAGGGTATCGGACTTGACACAGCGCGCCAGGTACTCAACGCTCCACGTGAGATGCTGATTGAAAAGGCAGACTTGGAGGTAGAGACCGTTGATAGCGTGTTGAACGTATTGAGATCAGAGTTTGAACAGTAA
- the rimP gene encoding ribosome assembly cofactor RimP, which produces MIDKNVVKSLVDEWLEGKEYFLVDIQISSDDKIVVEIDHADGVWIEDCVELSKYIEDRLSRDEEDYELEVGSAGLGQPFKVPQQYQNFIGKEVEVLGKDGKKVKGVLKSVDGNDFVVAVNEKVQVEGKKRPVKMDVDHAYKMDEVKYTKYIISFK; this is translated from the coding sequence ATGATAGATAAAAACGTTGTAAAAAGTCTCGTTGACGAGTGGCTGGAGGGTAAGGAGTACTTCCTGGTTGACATTCAAATCAGTTCTGACGATAAGATTGTCGTTGAGATTGATCATGCCGATGGCGTGTGGATTGAAGATTGTGTAGAGTTGAGCAAGTATATCGAGGATCGTCTCTCACGTGATGAAGAGGATTACGAACTTGAGGTAGGTTCTGCAGGATTGGGTCAGCCTTTCAAAGTTCCTCAGCAGTATCAGAACTTCATCGGTAAGGAAGTTGAGGTGCTCGGTAAGGACGGAAAGAAAGTCAAAGGCGTATTAAAGAGCGTTGATGGTAACGACTTTGTTGTGGCAGTCAATGAGAAGGTACAAGTGGAAGGTAAGAAACGTCCAGTGAAGATGGATGTAGACCACGCGTACAAGATGGATGAAGTAAAATATACAAAATACATAATAAGTTTCAAGTAA
- a CDS encoding DUF2335 domain-containing protein, with the protein MEGNKHKETKQDTSTLPTKEELSEDITDINKVLENLEPDQRSKIVSAFMALETEHSFRGPLPAPEDFKAYGEVIPDAPERILCLMEQQVEHRIGTERSIVTSGLKESQRGQWMGYSIVVILIGLSTLLALYGHDVTAGIMITAAIGLAVVFVLKQNPHANEQDEVEKE; encoded by the coding sequence ATGGAAGGTAATAAACACAAAGAGACTAAACAAGACACATCTACGTTGCCTACTAAAGAAGAGTTATCAGAAGACATAACCGATATTAATAAAGTACTTGAAAACTTAGAACCTGACCAACGCTCTAAAATAGTAAGTGCTTTTATGGCATTAGAAACAGAACACTCTTTTCGTGGTCCTTTGCCTGCTCCTGAAGATTTTAAAGCCTATGGGGAAGTTATTCCTGATGCACCAGAACGTATCTTGTGTTTGATGGAGCAGCAGGTGGAACATCGCATAGGTACAGAAAGAAGTATCGTTACAAGTGGATTGAAAGAAAGTCAGCGAGGACAATGGATGGGATATTCTATTGTCGTAATTCTTATTGGATTGTCGACGCTTTTAGCTCTTTATGGACATGATGTAACTGCTGGGATTATGATAACGGCAGCTATAGGTTTAGCTGTGGTTTTTGTGCTAAAGCAAAATCCACATGCAAATGAACAGGATGAAGTGGAAAAAGAATGA